TTGCGGATTTAACCCAGAATGTGAACCAACTCACAAACGACACTAACCGCGTATTAGCTCGTAGCGCGGTACTTGATGATATTTTGCTTGGATTGCATGGGAATCAACAGCGATATGAAGGGAAAGCTGATGAAATTATGGAAAAGTTAGAAGAAATACTTGAAAAGTTGAATCAAGAATGATATTTGTCAGGTTGAAATATAGCATATTTCGTTTTGGTGAAGTACATTCAGACGATTAAGGATGTCCACCACACAAGAGTTTCAAGTATAACTGTAAAGTAATGTCATATACACCTCTAACCATCCTAAAAAGGGTGGTTTTTATAAAACTTATATGAAGATTACTAGTTAATGATATTAAAAAATTATTTTTGGGAATAATTAAATAGAAAGTTTAAGTATAAAAATATGGATATTGCTAAATCAATGTTCTTCGGCGGTCACTATGTAGATGTAGAAGTTTGTAATTATAACTCCTATAAAGAATTGGGCTTAAAATGCATTGAATGTGGTGAAGAAGTTATTGTAAAACAAGGAGATATAAGAAAACATCATTTTGCACATAGACAAGAAAATTATAAATTAGGAGTTGAAGAATGTAAATTAAGAACTCAGAACTATATATCTAGTTTTTATGGAATACGAGATCAAATAATTAGTAATAAAAATCAAAGAAGTAAAATTTTAGAAGATTATTTTTATTACTTAATAACGATATATAAAAGCTATTATGTGAATAATTTTGATGAAAAATGTAACAAATGGTATGAAAAATTAAAGTTTGAAATAAAAAAAAAAATACGAAATAAGCGAATATACAAATAAATATATCGATGTAGATTTATTCATAAATGAAACTTTTGGAATACTACAAAAATATAAAGATGAAAAAAAACTTTTTGAGTTTACTGAACTAGCTAAGATAAAAGATTCTAATTTTATACAAGATAAAATAGCATTAGAAGCTTTTGAATTTTTACTACTAAAATCAAAAGTTAATTTTTTACGAGAAATAATTAAATTGTCACTTTTTGATTTAATATATGAAAATAACTATACAGAAAACTTTAA
The nucleotide sequence above comes from Rivularia sp. PCC 7116. Encoded proteins:
- a CDS encoding competence protein CoiA family protein gives rise to the protein MDIAKSMFFGGHYVDVEVCNYNSYKELGLKCIECGEEVIVKQGDIRKHHFAHRQENYKLGVEECKLRTQNYISSFYGIRDQIISNKNQRSKILEDYFYYLITIYKSYYVNNFDEKCNKWYEKLKFEIKKKIRNKRIYK